The genomic DNA AGGGCGTTCCAAAACTGTACAGCAATTTTCTCCCGCTCCCTATCCTCATCCCCGCCCCtatccccatcccttcgtcctcttcttcgaaaCCTATCAGCGAGACCAAACATTACCTCTACTGCCGTGCACACAAACCAAAAGCTAGTGCAGGTGCAGGTGCTAGCGCTTCAAAGGCAAaagagacggaagaagaattacCGGAAGGACGGACGGTGTTTGTGGTGAACCTTCCGGTGGACGTGACGGACCGAGAGCTGAGGACAGTGTTTGGGAAATACGgagtggtggaggatgttAGGATTGGTAAGCGGGAGACTGGGGATGTTTTGGAAGGTGTAGTCAGAGGAATGGAGGTTGATCAGTCTGATGAGGAATCtgaagacgatgaggatgaggatgaagaggaggatgaggatgtagaGATTGGGGATAAAGGTGATGGTGACGACCGACCTGAAGCTACATTCAAAGGCGATCTCTTGACCAAAAAGCAACGACGCGCTCTTCGTCGGCGCAACCTCCCCACTTCCATCCCCGAGATCGACTCTCTACCCGCGCTCTGTCCCCGCTCGACGCCATACTTGCGATCCGGTCTTTCCTCTGcccacatcatcttccttgaccCCATCTCCGTGTCCCGTCTCTTCTCATCCGCTCCCGAACCCGTATCTTTGCCTAAATACGGTAAAGGCGAACCTACAGGGTTGGCGTACTACACCGCTCTGTACAAATCCCTTCGTCCTCCCTTGTCGGCTATCAAGTCATTCACCGACACCTCCATGGCACGATTcgaccatctccattccctcctcctctcttcgcGTGCTAAAGAGCAGGGCGCGGGCGCgttggtggatgaagatgggttTACTGTGGTAGTGCGTTCTGGCAAGTATGGACGGGCTGGTGCAAGAGGTGATGGGTTTGGGAAAGGTGGTGTGGGTGTTGCCTCGAGAGggtttgagaagaagaagggtataGGTGGGAAGGGCTCGCAGGCCTTGCCAGACTTTTATAAATTCCAAGCTTTGGATAGGAAGAGGCAGGgtatgttttttttttttttgggccACAAAAAGATAATGAGCTGATACGGATGGGTAGACCTTGCCGAGCTTCGTCAAAAGTTTGAACATGACAAAGCCCGGGTGGAAGAACTCAAGAAATCCCGCCGATACAAACCATACTAAGAATGTGGCCCCGTTTGCTATACCTTTTGATAATTATGAATGATGGTTTTCGAATGCATGGGGTTTATATATATTCTCGGAATCTATGCTATACAGAACACTacaccttttcttcttctttttccttttccttttcttccctggccttttccttctcctgcgCTTCCTTGGCTTCCACTTGATCAGTCTTTCTCGCCCTGAAATCAGCCTGCTCCACCGCCCTGGTCACATCCACCACTTCATTCGCTTTCAGCGCAAAAGTCTTTGCCAGCAATGGGATCTGGCTAGgcgagaggaggagcgaTGGGTGTTGAGCCTGTGAGGTGATAGGTCCCGGTGCGGGAGGCGGAAAAGGTTGGGCCGTTGTACCTGCCTTGACCTTGCCTGACGGATCGGTCAAGGCGGCGGTAGCGGCCAAAGGTTCACGGCCTTTCCCAGCGTAAATCTCGGTCAACTCGGGACATTCCTTCTCTACCACCAGACCGGCCTTGATAAGTTGTTCAAGATAGGTAGCACCCCTCCACGCCTTGTAGTGTGACCACGCGCGCCAGAGGACGTAGAATAAGGGGAAGTtggggatgatggggatgatTGCAAAGGGCCATGTGACGGGCGAGCTGTGGGGTGGGGGGTTTTTTTTGGTGGTCGGTCAGTTATACATGTGTATTTGaatgagaggagagaacgTACAAGAGGATGGAGCGGTACATCATCTTTCTATGGTGCGGTATCCGCTTGAGGAGGAAACGGTGCAGTTTGGGAAGCAGGCTCGGCATCTCTTGGTTGGGAAGTCTAGGCAGCACCAACGGTATCTAGCACAAAATGCAACTTAGCAGACCACATAATGCGTTCACTGAAAAATGACAACAGCGGCTCACCTCGATACGCTCGAGCACTTGCCCGTCCTTGGCCACCTTTACGCCCTCGCCTTCTCTAACCGCCTTGAGTGCCCATTCCTCATACTCTATCCTATCCATCAACTTTTCGCCCTTTTCATAGAACCAATACATCCAGCTGCCCTTTGGCTTCTCGCCAAGCTTCAACCACGTCTCGGAGCTCTTGTCGAGCGCTTTTGTGATAAGTGACGGGGGCGAGTCGGCGGATGGTTCAGGCTGGAGGGcgtggaagaggatgagcgGGGTTGGAGGGGTGGtgtgggaggaggaggcggatTCGAGGGAGGGGGGAGGGGTGGTCGGGAGCGTCCtggagggtggtggtgggcgGGGGAGACGTGCGAGGGGGAGCGCGAGGATACGGAATTGTCTTGTGGCTTTGCCCGCCGCGGGGAGCTTTGAGGACATCCTGGGGGGTTGAGTCTGGGCGGAAAGAGGAggcgaggagagggaaagaggagaggtaAATATTAATCGTCACACACACACTTTTAACCGAATTCCCGGCCCATTTTTATTCTGGGCAGCGCGTAAGAAAATTTTGCTCATTCTCCCCTTATACACAAGTGACACCCCTGCCCAGATCCCAATTCTGGTCGGGCCGCGTTAATCTTTCATTTTGGGTTTGTCACCCGGCAAAGTCTTCTCAATCGTCATCGTCCCGGCAACATAAAGTCACGCACCCTAATCATTTTTCTACTGCTACACACGCACAAACACCCAAACACCCCAAATGTCCACTGCCCAAGAACCGCCTATAGACAACCGGGGACAACCGCCATCCACTCTCCACCGCGCAAAAGTCAACGCCGCCTACCTCTTATACGGCTCCAAAGCCGCCGTCGCCCCGGCTTCGCTTACCACGCGCTCCGCATTAACGACCACTCGCTACGTCCTGCGCTATGTGGTGAGGAGGTTACTGCGGTATACCAAGTATGCCCTGATAGGCGGCTGTTTGGCCGCGGTCGGTGGCGGGGTGTTGGGCACGATAGGGAGTGGTTTGGCTTTCTTTGCGGCGCCTAGTATAGGTGTGGGTATGGGCATTGGGGTGATCGCTGCGGTACTCAGGGTACGTTTCATCCATCTATAATAAGCTGATAGAGATGCAACAGTTTGGCTGGCGTCATCGCGGAAATCATTTAAGGGGAGGGATAtgggaaggatggcaaggCATGAAGACACGGGCGCAGCAGGGTAAGGACGGAgcagaagacgaagaactCGACGCAACCtcggcggaagaagaagagctcgaaGCGGAGAATAGGGCTACAAGACGAGATGTCTGGATGAGAGTCTAGGTTTTTGTATATCCCCCCAAGATGTAGCGATTAGTCAATCGAAAAAATCCCGGGAATCGCATGAATGATCAACGGCTGCATCCATCCAGTCGAGTGGTACAAACTCCCAGAACGAAATGCAACGCTCCCCTCCCCCCGGCTTACACCAAGCAAAATCTCGTTTTTGGGGACCAAGACGCCTAGTGGCCGGCACGACGCTGCTCGACAATGACGGCAGAGagctcttcaatcttcctcttggATCGGAGGAGAGTACCGAGCTAAACGGTCATCAGTCACCAACATCCCGTCTATGAAAGAAAATCGACacaccctcttcttggtgagcttcttggccttcttgtccttggaGTTCCTCAACAACTCCATGACTCGCTTCTCGTAAGGAGAGAATCCGGCAACCTCTCGGATGACAGACCTGACAAaggtcttcttctcgcttttaaaaaaaagttAGCTCCAAAAACTTGGTAAATAGTCGGAATGGACATACGTCTTGAGACCCTTCTTGTTGGAAGGCCTGGCAGTCTTGGGGATGACGGTGGTGGGTCGGCCCTTGTTCATACCGTATCGGAGGTCTAGCACGGTTTTCATCAGTCCTTTGGTCCCTTGTCTTCCTCTGATCATTTCCCCCTTTTGCCCATTCTCCGACATCCGTTTAGTgtacaagaagaaaaaaacttACTAGATCGCTGAGCGGGAGCAGAGGACATGTCGACGTCGGCCATTGTTGACGAATTTTTTTCCCACCTATTGGATTCACAGTCAAGTGCGAGGAGGTAGTAGATCCGATGAGAAAGAGTCGAGGTGGGTGAGGGAAAGAGTCGAGGTGGGTGAGGAGCGGTGAGAGAAAGTTTTCGATACGAGGCAAGGCGTTTCCGGGTATCAAGTGAAGCACATATGACGAGCCGGATGAACAGAGAGCGATTCACACAGTCAGGCATGTCCTCCGTAGACGTAGGAAAAGAACAACTCACCTGGTTGATTTACTTGAGGaacgaagagaaggagaagagaggttTGGCTGAACAGATTTTGATTTGCGTTTGGACCGAGGCGAGTGAGTGTGCGAGGCGTTGCGCAAAGCTCTCCCAGCGCGGAAGCTGCCCCCGGTCCCATCTCTCCGCAAAACGCCGAGGAGGGCAATTTCGTCTCGCGCGATGTGGCACTTGCCTCCACCCGCCCCAGCACCCCGGCGCACGGCattttccattctctcttccttcctctctcttttttctccatACACAATCAACTCTGGCTTATACCATAACACCTTCTCTCACAAAAAATGCCATAGAAGGGCTAGTTTAATGGCGCcggagaagatggactGTTTTACAAGGAGCCTGTTTAAAATGCGTCCCTTGTTTTTACGTGTTGCCCGTGTTTTCCTGTTTACAGGGGACGTGTGCGGCATCGATGTGCGGGGGGGGTTTCGCTTAGGGCTTACACTATGTTTCGATGGTTGTTTGGATGTATTGTGTGTGTTTTGATATGTCAATCGTGTCTGCAACGTATCGCAACGTatctgctcttctccccgTCGCCAACGGCACGCGGGATCAAAATACAACCGCGCCGCGCCGTTTCCGTCTTTGCCGCGCTCCCCTCCGCCTCTAGCCCCATTCGCCCCATCCGTATCTCCTGTACGTATCTCCCTGTACGTCTCTCCCCAGCTGTACGCATTTGCTCGCCTCCCGCCCCGCCGCCTCTCCATACCCCCCCCCACTCTCCCCACTGACGACAAAAcaggaacaagaagagTTGACAGATGAGGACGACAAGGCAGATTGTCAGTGTGTTGAGGAACGCGAGGGTGGTTCCCCCTCGAGCAGGTCGGTTTTGCGTCGTCCTCTCGTGTTTTGCATAAGCGGCGCGCGCTGACTCGCCTATACCAACCGATGCAGCCGTTCCACACGTTCGGTACGCTACGACCAACATGGCCATGCCCGCCATGTCACCTACCATGACGGAAGGTGGGATCGCGtcatggaagaagaatgaaggagagagtTTTGCTGCTGGCGATGTCCTTTTGGAAGTTGCAAGTTTTTTCGTTGTGCTTTTCGTAGCGCGGGGCTAACTCAGAGAGCTGTAGGAGACGGACAAGGCGACGATCGATGTGGAAGCGCAGGAAGATGGTGTGATGGGCAAGATCATCGTACGTGGAGATTGCCCCGAAATTCAGAGGGCGAGACAATGGGCTGATTGCAGAGACGTCAAAAGGTGCAAGCTGGGGCGCAAAAGATCCCAGTTGGTCAGGTCATCGCAGTGCTcgctgaagaaggggacgatctctcttccatcactATCCCTGAAGCCGCTCCGCCCGCTCCGCCCGCTGCTCCCGCTCCGCCACAGCAGCCTGAACAGGCGAAAGAGGTCAAGGAGCAAAAGGCGGCAGAACAGAAAGCGAGGGAACAGCCGAGGGACGAGAGAAAGCACCATGAACACAAGGAGATCAAGCACTCCAAGCCACTGTTCCCGAGTGTATCCAGATTGTGCGTGTTTTACTTGCTTTTGTATAGCGCTAAGCCATGTTGTTAGATTGCAAGAATCATCGCTGTCGACGGACGAAATCTCCAAGCTGAAGGGTACGGGCCGACACGGCATGCTTACAAAGGGTGATGTCCTGCTTGCACTTGGAAAAGTGAAGAACCGGTATGGTTCGGCTGAAAAGTTTAATGTGGACGTGATGGGTCCCAGTGGGAAGCGGTTGAGCGAGAGAGAGGGCGTGGCgagaga from Cryptococcus neoformans var. neoformans JEC21 chromosome 7 sequence includes the following:
- a CDS encoding structural constituent of ribosome, putative, with the translated sequence MADVDMSSAPAQRSNLRYGMNKGRPTTVIPKTARPSNKKGLKTEKKTFVRSVIREVAGFSPYEKRVMELLRNSKDKKAKKLTKKRLGTLLRSKRKIEELSAVIVEQRRAGH
- a CDS encoding pyruvate dehydrogenase protein x component, mitochondrial precursor, putative is translated as MRTTRQIVSVLRNARVVPPRAAVPHVRYATTNMAMPAMSPTMTEGGIASWKKNEGESFAAGDVLLEVETDKATIDVEAQEDGVMGKIIVQAGAQKIPVGQVIAVLAEEGDDLSSITIPEAAPPAPPAAPAPPQQPEQAKEVKEQKAAEQKAREQPRDERKHHEHKEIKHSKPLFPSVSRLLQESSLSTDEISKLKGTGRHGMLTKGDVLLALGKVKNRYGSAEKFNVDVMGPSGKRLSEREGVAREVKKEEVLDGPALRRLVVSGMAKATQPAHAIIHHETTPLPRSSDFEFDSILAPYGALLPSPQPEVTIPSRAELESSEGHLARPKRDEFAGLY